The genomic window CGACGACCGGTGCGGTGACGATTCCCATCATGAAGCGTTTGGGCTATTCGGCGCGCTTTGCGGGTGCCGTTGAAGTTGCTGCGTCCACTGGTGGTTCTGCCATGCCACCGGTAATGGGGTCGGCGGCCTTCATCCTCGCTGAATACACCGGCATCGACTACAGAGACGTGGTCATTGCCGCGCTTATCCCGGCGCTGCTCTATTATCTTGCGGTTTATCTCCAAGTGCATTTTCGAGCAGTACGCCAGGGCCTGCGGGGCATCGACCAAGCCGATCCCATCTTGGAAACGCTGAAGTCGGGCTGGGTCTTCGTTCTGCCGCTCGCCGTAATCGTCTGGGCGTTGCTCGTCGGCTATACACCGACTTATGTGGCGGTCTACGCAACGGTCGCTCTTGTGATCGCTTCTTTCTTCACCAAGCGTACGCGCATGACCCCGCGCGACGTCATGGAAGGTCTGGGCGAAACCACGCTGCGCATGCTGCCGGTCGCCGGTGCTTGTGCTGCGGCGGGTCTGGTCATCGGTGGGCTGACGATGACCGGCTTGGCGATGAAAGCGTCAAACATTGTCATGCTGGTCGCTGGCTCAGGGACGCTTCCGCTCCTTTTGTTCGGCGCGGCTATCGCCATTCTGCTCGGCATGGGCATGCCTACACCCAGCGCCTACATCCTTGGTGCAGTGCTGGTGGGGCCAGCGTTTGTCGCAGCAGATATTCCCGTACTGCCAGCCAACATGTTCCTGCTTTACTACGCCGTGCTCTCTGCACTGACCCCACCCATTGCGGTGGCCGCCTTTGCCGCTGCCGCGATTGCCGACGAGGATGCGCTAAAAATTGCGGTCACGTCGGTAAAGCTTGCAGCATTTGGCTTTTTGGTTCCGTTCTTCTTCGTCTGGAACGAGGCACTGCTGTGGCAGGGGCCGGGCCTCAATATCGCGCTCGCTGCACTCGGAGGCGTCGTCGCAGTTGTGATTCTGGCATTAGCACTGGAAAGCGAAATGCCAAACTGGCTGCGTCTCATATGCTTTGTCGCTTCCGGCGCTGCTATGGCGCCATATCTCGAATTGTCGGTCCCCATCATTGTCGGCGCAGGTGTGCTCGGCATCATTTGGTGGCGAAAAGGTACCTTGCCGCTCGTCCGCACTCCGCGAGAAATCGCGGTCCGGTC from Georhizobium profundi includes these protein-coding regions:
- a CDS encoding TRAP transporter permease → MIGRLFDTGRRRQFDGVFRFWLFAASAVFAAGVVYANIFALPDALLIGILFVCGIYSLLFLAVGASRHSPAMPSAFDWILSAASVACGIYFFMIRGYLANHITLLNPLGADQLFFGALLLGLTLEATRRTTGPGLTIVVLIFLAYNLYGHVLPPPFGHGYIDFGSFIDTLMYTTDGVFGVPIQVAASYVFLFVMFGALLSKAGGADFMFQIAAALTGKSPGGPAKIAVVSSGMYGMISGSPTSDVATTGAVTIPIMKRLGYSARFAGAVEVAASTGGSAMPPVMGSAAFILAEYTGIDYRDVVIAALIPALLYYLAVYLQVHFRAVRQGLRGIDQADPILETLKSGWVFVLPLAVIVWALLVGYTPTYVAVYATVALVIASFFTKRTRMTPRDVMEGLGETTLRMLPVAGACAAAGLVIGGLTMTGLAMKASNIVMLVAGSGTLPLLLFGAAIAILLGMGMPTPSAYILGAVLVGPAFVAADIPVLPANMFLLYYAVLSALTPPIAVAAFAAAAIADEDALKIAVTSVKLAAFGFLVPFFFVWNEALLWQGPGLNIALAALGGVVAVVILALALESEMPNWLRLICFVASGAAMAPYLELSVPIIVGAGVLGIIWWRKGTLPLVRTPREIAVRSDS